A part of Aegilops tauschii subsp. strangulata cultivar AL8/78 chromosome 2, Aet v6.0, whole genome shotgun sequence genomic DNA contains:
- the LOC141040748 gene encoding uncharacterized protein, giving the protein MWSLLENLGAQSDLPWLVVGDFNECMWDFEHFSMTPRPAGQMQAFRDVLETSQLADLGFVGVPCTYDNKRSGNANVKVRLDRAVANPAWRNRFDYSLVQHLTSPCSDHAPLYVATELLEDQQYKPRIGRYEVMWEREPALQEVIANAWEAAGQKGSLGDVHGALRETMRKLCQWSKTKFGSVVRDIEKTRTQLEELMLMNADRMEIRRVIDKMNELLYREELMWMQRSRITWLKDGDRNTNFFHAKAVWRARKNRIKKLEDINGVIHTDSKEMGAAATRYFEDIFTAESNLDSSPIIDLIAPLVGEETNDILCGEFTEKEISDALFQIGPLKAPGPDGFPA; this is encoded by the coding sequence ATGTGGTCTCTGTTGGAAAATTTGGGTGCTCAGTCTGATCTCCCCTGGCTTGTGGTTGGTGATTTTAATGAATGCATGTGGGATTTTGAACACTTCTCAATGACACCACGACCAGCGGGGCAAATGCAAGCTTTTAGAGATGTTTTAGAAACAAGTCAGCTGGCTGATTTGGGCTTTGTGGGTGTTCCCTGCACCTATGATAACAAGAGGTCAGGTAATGCAAATGTTAAAGTTCGCTTGGATAGGGCAGTGGCTAACCCAGCATGGAGGAATCGATTTGATTACTCGTTGGTCCAGCACCTTACCTCTCCTTGTTCGGATCATGCACCTCTTTACGTAGCTACTGAGTTACTGGAGGATCAGCAGTACAAACCGAGGATTGGGCGTTATGAAGTTATGTGGGAACGGGAGCCGGCTTTACAGGAAGTCATTGCGAATGCATGGGAGGCTGCTGGTCAAAAAGGTTCTCTAGGTGATGTACATGGGGCTCTACGTGAAACAATGCGTAAACTTTGTCAATGGAGTAAAACAAAGTTTGGTAGCGTTGTTCGAGATATAGAAAAAACACGTACTCAACTAGAAGAACTTATGTTAATGAACGCCGACAGAATGGAAATACGAAGAGTTATAGATAAAATGAACGAACTATTGTATAGAGAGGAACTTATGTGGATGCAGCGCTCACGTATTACTTGGCTGAAGGACGGCGATCGCAATACAAATTTTTTTCACGCCAAGGCTGTTTGGCGAGCCAGGAAAAATCGAATAAAGAAACTTGAAGACATCAATGGTGTTATCCACACTGACAGTAAAGAGATGGGTGCAGCAGCGACTAGATATTTTGAGGATATTTTCACGGCTGAAAGTAATCTGGACTCTTCTCCTATCATTGATCTTATTGCACCTTTGGTAGGTGAGGAAACAAATGATATATTGTGTGGAGAGTTCACAGAAAAAGAAATATCTGATGCACTCTTCCAGATTGGCCCCCTAAAGGCACCGGGTCCTGATGGATTCCCGGCATGA